The Chthoniobacterales bacterium nucleotide sequence GAACAATCGTGCCGAGATCGACGAACTGTCCCGGTTTCACCTCGACCTCGCGCTCGACCGGCTCGTAACCATCCAGCGAAATGCGAAGCGGATACTTCCCGGCCTTGATTCCCTTGAAGGTCACCGGACTCTTGCCGGCCTCCATTCCACCGAGGGTCACCGTCGCACCCTTCGGGGTCGTCTTCAGAATTACCCCGCCGAGCGCGCTTTCGTCAGGGGCAGCGCCAACCGCCGGCAGGGTCGAAGCCGGTGCGGTTGACGTTGGAGTCACCGCCGTGGTCTTCGGCGTCGATTTTTTCGCGACGAAATACCAGATCCCAAGGGCGACCAGGAAAAAGAACACCAGTGCCCCCACCCCGCCGAGGATAAGGGCGAGCTTCCCGGCACTCAGGCCGCCGGTTTTTGGAAGAGGCGGCAACGTGCTGGTTGTCGCCGTTCCTGGCGAGACCGACGGGGTAGGAACGGGAACGGGAACGGTAGCCATCGTCGGGGGCTGAATGGCGCGGGCCGCGCGGACGGTTTTCGGCGAGGCGATCTCGAGCCGTTCCGCGATTTCCACGAACGATTGCGGCCGGCGCGCGGGATCCTTGGCCAGACACGAAGCGATGACCTTCTCCCAGGTGTCGTCAATCATCTCGCCTTCGACTTCGAGGTCCTTGCGGCGTTCCCCCATGAGCGGCGGAATTTTTTCCCGAATCTGCCGGTCGACGTTGCCTGAGGAGAATGGAGGTTTGCTCGTGATCAACTCATACATCGTCGCGCCAAACGAATAGATGTCGTCGGCCGGTGTGCCCCGCTCGCCATCGAGCTGTTGCGGGCTCATGAAGACCAGGGTGCCGCTGCGCCCCCGCTCCATCGTCAGCATGCTCACCGAATCGCTCAGGCTGCGCGAGATGCCGAAGTCAGAGACCTTCAGGTCGCCCCGCTGATTCACCATCAGGTTTGCCGGCTTGAGATCGCGATGAATGATGCGCGCGTGGTTATGCGCATAATCGAGCGCATCGCAAAGCTGGCTGGTCCATTCCTCCAGCTCATGCGGCTCAAAGACCTTGTGTTGCTTGTCGGCGCGTAAATTCGAAAGCGTATCGCCGTCGATGTATTCCATCGAGATACAGCCCGACTGTTCGCTGTGCACAAAATCGTAAATGCGAACGATGTTCTTGTGGGTCAGGTCGAGGCTGCGGCGGGTCTCACGTTTCATGTCGCCCAGCACCGCGCGGTCGTGCACGATCAGCTCCGGCAGGAATTTCAGGGCGACATTACGCTCCAGCTCGTCATCGCGCGCCAGCCAGACGACGCCCATGCCGCCTCGGCCAAGCGTTTTGATCAGGGTGTAACGGCTAAAGACTTTCTGGCCGCTGTTAAAATCGCGGATCGTAACGTCCAACCCGGGGGCGGGTGCCTCGCCACTCATGCCGCGAAGCTAGCGGAACGAAAAATCGCATAAAGAATAAAATCAGGCCCAGGGTCGCCTCTTTTCTACACGAAATCACGTAAGATTAAGCTTGGCTTATTGATGCCTGCCGCATAAAAGGGGGCCAGAGGCACCCCATGCCCTACCCGATTCCCCGACGATTGTTTCAGCGTCCGCTTCGCGCAGAAGTGAGACTGTCAGTGCTGCCCCCGGACGAACCCGGCACCGGCGCTCCGCCGTCTGCCTGACTCACTACACCGCATATGAAATCAACAATCTCGCGAATTGCCGCCGTTAGTCTGTTGTTCGGGGCCCTGGCGACCGGCATCATGGCCTTCACCTTAACCAGGAACGCCATCGACTCACCGGGTCGCCCGCTCGTCCAGGAACCGTCCGGCACGATCGAGACAGACGGCACCCTCGATTCGACCTTCAACGCAGGAAAATTCACCAACGGACTGGTGTTGGCCTCGGCCTTGCAGGCTGACGGCAAACTCTTCATCGCGGGCCAATTTTCAGAGGTGCATGGCGTCGCCCGTCCCGGTATTGCTCGTCTGAATGTGGACGGGACACTCGACCTGTCGTTCAACCCTGCCCTCGGTCCCGAGACCGGCATCCCTGCTATCGCCCTCCAACCGGATGGGAAAATTATCATCGCCGGATCTTTCCCGACTGGAGTTAACCGCCAGGGGATTGCCCGGCTCAATAGCGACGGGTCGCTCGACACCGGCTTCGATCCGGGGCGCACCCTCTCGTTCTCTGCCGACGATGGCGGCACTGGCAGCGGGGCCGGCGCGAACGTATTCGCGATTGTCCTGCAGCCCGATGGGAAGTTGGTCGTTTTCGGTCAATTTTTCTTTATCATCACCGGACCGGGCACGAATGTCCCCCGTTCCTGCGTCGCCCGGTTCAATAGCGATGGAACGTTCGATCCCTCGTACAATCCGGGGAGCGGCGCGCTGCAAAGCGACGCGTCGTTCAACACAAACGTATCTCACGCCGCGCGGCAGAACCTGGCTGCTAACGCTGGAAAGATCGTCATCTCGGGACGCTTCGATACGTTTGACGGGCATCCCGTTCCGGGCCTCGCCCGGATGAACGCCGACGGGAGTTTCGACTCCACCTTTACCCCGGGCACCGCGGTGGATGCCGGGACCGGTTCGATCTCAGGTCTTTTCGCGCAAGCGGACGATCAGATCCTTGCCTTTGGCTACTTCGACTCATTCAGCGGGGCCGCGCGCCATAGTATCGTGCGTTTGGACGCCACCACTGGAGCCGTCGATAACGGGTTTAGCACCGAGGAATTCGAGGGGTATAACTACGACGCTTTGATCGATGCCATGGCCCAGCAGCCAGATGGCAAGTTAATCGCGGTTGGAGAATTTCATTCGTTAGGCTCTGCGACCGTAAACAATGTGGCCCGGCTCGAAACCAATGGCGCTCGCGATGCCACTTTCGGCGGGACCGGGGCCGGCCCCTCCGCCGAGCAGGTATACACGGCACTTGTCCGGCCAAGTGACGGCAAGATTTTTTTCGGGGGGTATTTTTCGACCTTCGGTGGCCAGGTCCGTAACAACATAGCCTGGGCTAATCCCGATGGGTCCGTGGACACAAGCTTCGCCGGTCTGGGCGGAGCGACGGAGTATCAGCCCAATATCTGGACCCTCGCGACCCAGGCGGATGGCAAGGTTATCATGACCGGCGTTTTCAGCTCCCACGATGGAGTCCCGCACAACAATGTCCTCCGCGTAAATCCGGATGGCACGGTTGACTCGTCTTTCGACGTCCACACTGACCGGTCGACGCGCGCCCTGCTCATTCAACCGGATGGGAAAATTCTGATCGCTGGATTTTTTGGCGAAGTGAACGGCGTGCCCATGCCGCGAATTGCCCGGCTCAACCCCGATGGAACCCTCGATCCCTCTTTCAATCCTGGGTCGGGACCGGACAGATATTACATTCGCGCACTGGCGCTGGATGCGGCGGGAAATATTTATGTCGGTGGAGAGTTCTCCGCGTTCAACGGAGCACCGCACACCGGCTTGGTGAAACTAACTCCGACGGGAGCGGTTGATAATGTTTTTAGTCCAGCTAATGCAGGGCCGTTTGATCTTGTTAATTTGGTCACTTCGATGACCCCCCCAGACAGCAGCGGTCATATCGTCATCGGCGGAAGTTTCAGAACCTACAACGGAACGAATACTCGCGGGATTGCTCGGTTCGATTCAACGACCGGCGCGATTGATTCCGCCTTTAACGCCGGCGGCGCGGGTTTCAATAGTGGCACTGTCTATGCCGTGCGCCAGGCTCCGGACGGAAAATATTACGTGGGCGGCTCCTTCAGCTCCTACAATGGCGTCGCGCGACGGGGGATCGCTCGCCTCAACAGCAATGGATCACTCGACACCACTTTTTCGGGGCCCTTCGTGTCGGGAGACACCGTGTATGCCCTCGCGCTCCAAAATGGAAAAGTCTACGCCGGCGGATCCAAGGCCCCGGGTTCTGCTGGTATCTTTGTCCGCCTAACAGATACCGGGGCGGTGGATTCGAGTTTGGTTACTGGAACAGGGTTTGAGATTTCTCCCACGAATCTTTACCACGGATTCCCCACGAAGATCTCCGCTTTGACCGTTCAGGCAGACGGCAAACTCCTCGTCGGAGGAATCTTTAATCGGTACAACGGCACCGCTCTCAGCTGCCTCGCCCGGCTGACGGGCCCTGCCCTCCCCACGCCTACACCAGCGCCCAGTCCAGGCCGGGCCTTGAACCTATCGACGCGCATGCTGGTGCAGAGCGGCGACAACGTCGGCATCGGCGGGTTCATCATAACGGGTGGTCCGAAGCAGGTGCTGCTCCGGGGCATCGGACCGTCGCTCGCGCAATTCGGTGTGCAAAATTTCCTGGCTGATCCCGTAATGGAACTCCACGGACCCGCCGGCTTTACGACGGTCACCAACGACAATTGGAGAGACAGTCAGGATGGTGGCCTGGCGATCATGGGTACTGGCCTCGCGCCCACCAATGACTTGGAATCAGGCATCCTGGCAACGCTAGATCCAGGCGCCTATACGGCCATCGTGAAAGGCAACAATAACACCTCCGGCGTGGGCCTGGTCGAAGTTTACGATCTGGGTTCGGCAGCCTCCCAACTGGCGAATATCAGCACGCGTGCCTTTGTCAGCACCGCGGATAACGTCATGATCGGCGGCTTCATCCTTGGTGGAGGCGGCAACAGCCACATCGCAATCTACGCAGTCGGGCCTTCGCTGGCAGGGAGTGGAGTTGGCGGGGCATTAGCCGACCCGACGCTCGAACTCCGTGACAGCAGCGGCGCCATTGTGGCTTCGAATGATAATTGCGGAAGCATTACCATCCACCCTCTCGACCCGGCCGAAGCCTGCATTGACATCTCGCTTCCACCCGGCGCTTTCACTGCCATCCTGGCTGGAAAGAACGGCGGCACCGGAGTCGGCCTCCTCGAAATATACAACCAGCAATAGCCTGAAGAGGCGTGCGTTGGACCTGGCCTCTGTTTTCTACGCGAAATCACGTAAGATTAGCGTTGGCTTATTAATGCCGCTCGCATAAAAGCAGTCCGGTGGCGCGCACATGAAATCTACAGTTTCGCGAATTGCCGCCGTTAGTCTGTTGTTCGCAGCCCTGGCCGCCGGCGTCATGGCTTTCACGTCGACCGGGAACGCCGTTGCCTCACCGAGTGACTTCACCCAAAGACAATCCGGCGTGATCGAGCCGGACGGCACCCTCGATTCGTCCTTCAACCTGGACAGGTTTACCAACGGATTGGTATTGGCGTCGCGATTGCAGGCAGATGGAAAACTGGTTATTTCGGGACAATTCTCAGAGGTGCATGGCGCCAGCCGTCCCGGCATCGCGCGGCTGAATGTTGACGGCACTCTCGATACATCGTTCAACCCCGGCATTGGGACTGATTATGGGGTTGGCGATATCGTAATCCAGCCGGACGGCAAAATTATCATCGCCAAACTTGTTTATGATTATTCGGGAGGATCGGATTGGCCGGCATCGGTTAAGCGGCTCAACAGCGACGGTTCGCTCGATTCCGGCTTCGATCCGGGCCGCGTCATCTCGTTCTATGGAACCAATCCCGGCGGGAGAGTGTACGGCTTTGTTTTGCAACCGGATGGCAAGGTCGTCGTCTTCGGTCAGTTTTACTACATCATTACCGGACCCAATTCGAATGTGCCCCGCTCCTGCGTCGCTCGATTCAATAGTGATGGCACGTTCGATCCGACATATAATCCGGGCGCTGGCGTGGTTCACTACAAGGGCCCGTCCCACACTTTTGTCTTTCATGCGGTCCGTCAAAACCTGGGGGCCAACGCGGGAAAGATCATCATCTCGGGAATGTTCGACGGGGTTGATGGTCATTCCGTTCGTAACCTGGCCCGGTTGAATCCCGACGGCAGTTACGACACCACGTTTTATTCTAACTCGGGGACGGATGACATTCTCTCCGGGCTTTTTGTCCAATCGGATGATCAAATTCTTGGTTTTGGACATTTCGAGTCATTCGACATTTTCTCGCGTCACAACATCGTGCGCTTGAATGCCGACAACGGGCACGTCGATCCCGGATTTAGCACCGAAGAATTCCTGGACTATGACCATGGCGCGAAGGTTCTTGGGATGGCGCAACAGGCCGATGGCAAGTTAATCGCGGTCGGACAATTTCATTCGTTAGGCGCGGCGACCGCGAACAATGTGGTCCGGCTTGAATCCAACGGCGCCCGGGATGCCAGTTTCAGCGGAACCGGTGCGGGCCCATCCACCTGGAACATAGCCACGGCCCTCGTTCAGCCGGGGGACGGCAAGATTTTTCTCGGAGGCTATTTTTCGTCGTATGGTGGTCAGGTTCGGCAGAGCATCGCCTGGGCGAATTCTGATGGTTCCGTGGACAACGGCTTCGCAGGTCTCGGCGGCGCCACGGAATATGGTCCAAATATCTCGGCGCTGGCCCTCCAAACAGACGGCAAGGTGGTAGTAGCGGGATCCTTCACCTCCTATGACGGAACCTCCCACAATAATGTTCTGCGGATGAACCCCGACGGAACGCTCGATTCCTCTTTTGACGCGCAGACCGACCGATCCACTAGGACGTTGCTCATCCAGCCGGATGGAAAGATCTTGATCTCCGGGGATTTTAGCGAAGTGAACGGTCTCCTCCGGCGTCGAATTGCCCGGCTTAACTCCGATGGAACGTTAGACCTTTCCTTTGACCCCGGCACCGGACCCGACCAATCCATTGGGGCCCTGGAGCAGGATTCCCAGGGAAACATCTACGCCGGTGGCGACTTCACCGTTTTTGACGGGAAACCCCGGCTCAGCATTGTAAAACTGAGTTCCACCGGAGAGGTAGATCCTCTGTTTAATCCAGGTGGTGGCGGCGCCAACGGTCCACCGGGTGTCTGGGCGCTCACCCGGCCCGACAGCAGTGGTAACATTGTTATCGGCGGGAGCTTCACCACCTACAATGGCGTCACCATGCATCGGATAGCGCGAGTGAACGCAATCACTGGCGCGCGCGATACTTCCTTTAACCTTGGGGGGCCCGGCTTTGCGGGGCCGGGCTTTGACGGACCTGTGTATGTCTTACGCCAGGGAGCGGATGGGTCATACTACGCTGGAGGAGGGTTCGGTACCTTCAATAGCACCGGTCGATCGCATCTCGCCCGGCTGTATAACTACGGCGCGCTCGATCCCTGGTTCGACCCGCCCCATTTCCTAACTACGGTGTATGCGCTTGCCCTCCAAAACGACTACGTTTACGTCGGCGGGGCGCGCGTATTGGGCTACTCCGGCCAGACCCAGGCGCTTGTCCGATTGATTGGCAGCTTCCCGGATGGAAGCTTCCACACCGGAACAGGGTTCGAGATTTTTCCTCTCCTCGCCTATGGGCAGCGTACTGCCATGGTTTCGAGCCTCGTCATTCAGCCGGATGGCAAACTTCTCGTTGGAGGAATCTTCAATCGGTATAACGGAACCGCTCGCAGCTGCCTGGCTCGCTTAACAGCGACGGTTACTCCGACGCCGACACCGACACCCGCTCCGAGCCCGACCTCAACGCCCGCTCCGAGCCCAAGCCCGACTCCAGCTGGAACTCCATCGCCTACACCTTCGCCCACTTCCACGGTTTCTCCCACCCCCACGGCCACACCTGCCCCAACCCCAACTGCTACCCCATCGCCCAGTCAAGGTCGGGCGTTGAACATAGCGACGCGCCTGCTCGTCCAGACCGGCGACAACGTCGGCATCGGCGGGTTCATCATTACGGGCGGTCCGAAGCAGGTGCTCGTCCGGGGCATTGGACCGTCGCTGGCGCAATTCGGTGTGCAAAATTTCCTGGCTGATCCCGTAATGGAACTCCACGGACCCGCCGGCTTTACGACGGTCACCAACGACAATTGGAGAGACAGTCAGGATGGTGGCCTGGCGATCATAGCCACTGGCCTTCAGCCGACCAATGATATCGAGTCCGCGATGCTGGCGACGCTGAATCCAGGCGCCTATACGGCCATCTTGAAAGGCAACAATAACACCTCGGGCGTGGGCCTGGTCGAAGTTTACGACCTGGGTTCGGGGGCCTCCCAACTGGGCAATATCAGCACGCGTGCCTTTGTCGGCACAGGAGATAACGTCGTGATCGGCGGATTCATTCTCGGAGGAGGCGGCAACAGCCACATCGCAATCTACGGAGTCGGGCCTTCGCTGGCAGGGAGTGGAGTTGGCGGGGCATTAGCCGACCCGACGCTCGAACTCCGTGACAGCAGCGGCGCCATTGTGGCTTCGAATGATAATTGCGGGGGCAGTACCATCCACCCTCTCGACCCGGCCGAAGCCTGCATCGACATCTCGCTTCCACCCGGCGCTTTCACTGCCATTCTGGCGGGAAAGAACGGCGGCACCGGAGTCGGCCTCCTCGAAATATACAGCTATCAATAGCCTGAAGAGGCGTGCGTCGGACCCAGCCTCTTTCTGCGCGAAATCACGTAAGATTAGGCTTGGCTTATTGATGCCTCTCGCATAAAAGGAGGCCGGCGGCTCCCCATGCCCCTCCTGATTTCCAGATTTTCTCAGAGTCCACTTCGCGGAGAAGTGAGACTCACAGTTCTGCCCCGGGACCCATCCGGCTTCGGCCTTCGCCGTTTGCCTAACCCAACACTCCTCATATGAACTTAACAACCTCGCGAATCGCCGCTGTTAGCCTGTTGTTCGGAGCCCTGGCGATCAGCGTCATGGCTTTCACTTCCACCAAGAGCGCTATCGGCTCACCAGGACGCCCGATCACCCAGCAACCGTCCGGCATGATCGAGACAGACGGCACTCTCGATACGACCTTCAATGCAGGAAAATTCACGGACGGGCTGGTGTTCCACTCGGCCCTGCAGCCTGACGGCAAGGTTATCATCACCGGATCATTCTCAGAGGTGCACGGCGTCAGCCGTTCCGGCATCGCTCGGCTGAATGGGGACGGCACGCTCGACCTGTCGTTCGACCCCGGCCTTGGTGCCAGTTTTGGCCCTGGTGACATCGTCCTTCAGCCGGATGGCAAAATTATCATCACCGGGTTTTTCCAAACTGTTAGTGGGATTGACCGCAAGGGGATTGCCCGGCTCAATAGCGACGGTTCGCTCGACTCTGGCTTCGATCCTGGTTCCGTACTCTCGTTCGACGGAACCTCCGCAGCCAACACTTCGATATATGGTGCTGTCCTTCAACCAGATGGCAAGATGGTCGTTTTCGGCCAGTTTTTCTTTGTCCTAACGGGACCGGGCACGAACGTGCCGCGCTCCTGTATCGCGCGGTTCAATAGCGATGGGACGTTCGATCCATCGTACAATCCGGGCACGGGCGCTGGGAACAGCGCTGGCACATTCAGCACCATTGTGTATCACGCCGCGCGCCAAAACCTGGCGGCCAACGCGGGAAAGGTTGTCATCGCCGGAACTTTCGAAACGTTTGATGGTCATCCCGTTCCGGGCCTCGCCCGGATGAACGCCGACGGCAGTTTCGACGCCACCTTTACCCCGGGTTCGGCGGTGGATGCCGGGACCGGTACGATCTCAGGTCTTTTAGCGCAAGTGGACGACCAGATCCTTGCCTTTGGCTACTTCGACTCATTTAGCGGCGTCGCGCGCCATAGTATCGTGCGTTTGAGTGCCAGCACCGGAGTCGTCGATAGCGGATTTAGCACGGAAGAGTTTGAGG carries:
- a CDS encoding serine/threonine-protein kinase codes for the protein MSGEAPAPGLDVTIRDFNSGQKVFSRYTLIKTLGRGGMGVVWLARDDELERNVALKFLPELIVHDRAVLGDMKRETRRSLDLTHKNIVRIYDFVHSEQSGCISMEYIDGDTLSNLRADKQHKVFEPHELEEWTSQLCDALDYAHNHARIIHRDLKPANLMVNQRGDLKVSDFGISRSLSDSVSMLTMERGRSGTLVFMSPQQLDGERGTPADDIYSFGATMYELITSKPPFSSGNVDRQIREKIPPLMGERRKDLEVEGEMIDDTWEKVIASCLAKDPARRPQSFVEIAERLEIASPKTVRAARAIQPPTMATVPVPVPTPSVSPGTATTSTLPPLPKTGGLSAGKLALILGGVGALVFFFLVALGIWYFVAKKSTPKTTAVTPTSTAPASTLPAVGAAPDESALGGVILKTTPKGATVTLGGMEAGKSPVTFKGIKAGKYPLRISLDGYEPVEREVEVKPGQFVDLGTIVLVRGSGMANTAKDVNPFKSDVRPGPSTPPKPPVNQDATNAAPVVPFNDFTGG
- a CDS encoding delta-60 repeat domain-containing protein, whose amino-acid sequence is MKSTVSRIAAVSLLFAALAAGVMAFTSTGNAVASPSDFTQRQSGVIEPDGTLDSSFNLDRFTNGLVLASRLQADGKLVISGQFSEVHGASRPGIARLNVDGTLDTSFNPGIGTDYGVGDIVIQPDGKIIIAKLVYDYSGGSDWPASVKRLNSDGSLDSGFDPGRVISFYGTNPGGRVYGFVLQPDGKVVVFGQFYYIITGPNSNVPRSCVARFNSDGTFDPTYNPGAGVVHYKGPSHTFVFHAVRQNLGANAGKIIISGMFDGVDGHSVRNLARLNPDGSYDTTFYSNSGTDDILSGLFVQSDDQILGFGHFESFDIFSRHNIVRLNADNGHVDPGFSTEEFLDYDHGAKVLGMAQQADGKLIAVGQFHSLGAATANNVVRLESNGARDASFSGTGAGPSTWNIATALVQPGDGKIFLGGYFSSYGGQVRQSIAWANSDGSVDNGFAGLGGATEYGPNISALALQTDGKVVVAGSFTSYDGTSHNNVLRMNPDGTLDSSFDAQTDRSTRTLLIQPDGKILISGDFSEVNGLLRRRIARLNSDGTLDLSFDPGTGPDQSIGALEQDSQGNIYAGGDFTVFDGKPRLSIVKLSSTGEVDPLFNPGGGGANGPPGVWALTRPDSSGNIVIGGSFTTYNGVTMHRIARVNAITGARDTSFNLGGPGFAGPGFDGPVYVLRQGADGSYYAGGGFGTFNSTGRSHLARLYNYGALDPWFDPPHFLTTVYALALQNDYVYVGGARVLGYSGQTQALVRLIGSFPDGSFHTGTGFEIFPLLAYGQRTAMVSSLVIQPDGKLLVGGIFNRYNGTARSCLARLTATVTPTPTPTPAPSPTSTPAPSPSPTPAGTPSPTPSPTSTVSPTPTATPAPTPTATPSPSQGRALNIATRLLVQTGDNVGIGGFIITGGPKQVLVRGIGPSLAQFGVQNFLADPVMELHGPAGFTTVTNDNWRDSQDGGLAIIATGLQPTNDIESAMLATLNPGAYTAILKGNNNTSGVGLVEVYDLGSGASQLGNISTRAFVGTGDNVVIGGFILGGGGNSHIAIYGVGPSLAGSGVGGALADPTLELRDSSGAIVASNDNCGGSTIHPLDPAEACIDISLPPGAFTAILAGKNGGTGVGLLEIYSYQ
- a CDS encoding delta-60 repeat domain-containing protein, giving the protein MKSTISRIAAVSLLFGALATGIMAFTLTRNAIDSPGRPLVQEPSGTIETDGTLDSTFNAGKFTNGLVLASALQADGKLFIAGQFSEVHGVARPGIARLNVDGTLDLSFNPALGPETGIPAIALQPDGKIIIAGSFPTGVNRQGIARLNSDGSLDTGFDPGRTLSFSADDGGTGSGAGANVFAIVLQPDGKLVVFGQFFFIITGPGTNVPRSCVARFNSDGTFDPSYNPGSGALQSDASFNTNVSHAARQNLAANAGKIVISGRFDTFDGHPVPGLARMNADGSFDSTFTPGTAVDAGTGSISGLFAQADDQILAFGYFDSFSGAARHSIVRLDATTGAVDNGFSTEEFEGYNYDALIDAMAQQPDGKLIAVGEFHSLGSATVNNVARLETNGARDATFGGTGAGPSAEQVYTALVRPSDGKIFFGGYFSTFGGQVRNNIAWANPDGSVDTSFAGLGGATEYQPNIWTLATQADGKVIMTGVFSSHDGVPHNNVLRVNPDGTVDSSFDVHTDRSTRALLIQPDGKILIAGFFGEVNGVPMPRIARLNPDGTLDPSFNPGSGPDRYYIRALALDAAGNIYVGGEFSAFNGAPHTGLVKLTPTGAVDNVFSPANAGPFDLVNLVTSMTPPDSSGHIVIGGSFRTYNGTNTRGIARFDSTTGAIDSAFNAGGAGFNSGTVYAVRQAPDGKYYVGGSFSSYNGVARRGIARLNSNGSLDTTFSGPFVSGDTVYALALQNGKVYAGGSKAPGSAGIFVRLTDTGAVDSSLVTGTGFEISPTNLYHGFPTKISALTVQADGKLLVGGIFNRYNGTALSCLARLTGPALPTPTPAPSPGRALNLSTRMLVQSGDNVGIGGFIITGGPKQVLLRGIGPSLAQFGVQNFLADPVMELHGPAGFTTVTNDNWRDSQDGGLAIMGTGLAPTNDLESGILATLDPGAYTAIVKGNNNTSGVGLVEVYDLGSAASQLANISTRAFVSTADNVMIGGFILGGGGNSHIAIYAVGPSLAGSGVGGALADPTLELRDSSGAIVASNDNCGSITIHPLDPAEACIDISLPPGAFTAILAGKNGGTGVGLLEIYNQQ